A region from the Lates calcarifer isolate ASB-BC8 linkage group LG2, TLL_Latcal_v3, whole genome shotgun sequence genome encodes:
- the LOC108894246 gene encoding G2/mitotic-specific cyclin-B2 isoform X2 gives MSSVEVRAVLPAAENPVKMGKTAAAAAGLRRAALGEITNFPGAAVNTKRTGPAKASVKSSCAQKAKPTSVQVVPPVVQAQAPAAPVPSVSEASADVSMKEEEELCQAFSEALLTVQDVDEQDADLPQLCSEYVKDIYNYLHVLEVQQAVRANYMQGYEITERMRALLIDWLVQVHSRFQLLQETLYLTVAILDRFLQVQPVSRRKLQLVGVTAMLVACKYEEMYAPEVGDFAYITDNAFTKSQILEMEQLVLRSLKFQLGRPLPLHFLRRASKVANSDVERHTLAKYLMELTLLDYDMVHYRPSEIAAASLCLSQLLLDGLPWSPTQQHYSTYDEAHLKPIMQHIAKNVVTVNEGKTKFQAVKNKYSSSKLMKISLIPQLKSSIIKNMAAALLNNP, from the exons ATGTCGTCTGTGGAAGTCCGTGCTGTG CTGCCAGCCGCAGAGAACCCAGTGAAGATGGGTAAAACcgcggcagcagcagcgggtCTGAGGAGAGCTGCTCTGGGAGAGATCACCAACTTTCCCGGAGCAGCGGTCAACACTAAG AGGACGGGACCAGCCAAAGCATCAGTCAAATCATCTTGCGCCCAAAAAGCCAAACCCACTTCAGTCCAGGTGGTGCCTCCAGTCGTCCAGGCCCAGGCCCCTGCAGCTCCTGTCCCTTCAGTTTCGGAGGCGTCAGCTGATGTGTccatgaaggaggaggaggaactgtGCCAGGCTTTCTCTGAGGCACTGCTCACCGTGCAGGACGTGGACGAGCAGGACGCTGACCTGCCGCAGCTCTGCTCTGAATATGTCAAAGATATCTATAATTATCTGCACGTCCTGGAG GTGCAGCAGGCTGTACGAGCCAACTACATGCAGGGTTATGAAATCACTGAACGCATGCGAGCTCTTCTGATTGACTGGCTGGTCCAGGTTCACTCCAGgttccagctgctgcaggagactCTGTACCTCACAGTTGCCATCCTGGATCGTTTTCTGCAG gTCCAGCCGGTCTCTCGCAGGAAGCTGCAGCTTGTTGGTGTGACCGCCATGCTGGTGGCCTGTAAATATGAGGAGATGTACGCTCCAGAGGTCGGAGACTTTGCCTACATCACAGACAATGCATTTACAAAGTCTCAGATTCTGGAAATGGAGCAGCTGGTTCTGAGGAGCCTCAAGTTTCAGCTGGGACGTCCTCTTCCACTACACTTCCTCAGGCGAGCTTCAAAAGTGGCTAAT TCTGATGTAGAGAGACACACACTGGCCAAGTATCTGATGGAGCTGACCCTCCTCGACTACGACATGGTGCACTACCGGCCCTCTGAGATCGCTGCTgcctccctgtgtctctctcagctgctgctcgATGGGCTGCCGTGG TCTCCAACACAGCAGCACTACTCTACTTATGACGAGGCTCACCTGAAGCCAATCATGCAGCACATCGCCAAAAATGTTGTGACCGTAAATGAAGGCAAAACAAAGTTCCAG GCTGTAAAGAACAAGTACTCGAGCAGCAAACTGATGAAGATCAGCCTCATTCCTCAGCTGAAGTCATCGATCATCAAGAACATGGCGGCTGCTCTGCTCAACAATCCTTGA
- the LOC108894246 gene encoding G2/mitotic-specific cyclin-B2 isoform X1, with protein MSSVEVRAVQLPAAENPVKMGKTAAAAAGLRRAALGEITNFPGAAVNTKRTGPAKASVKSSCAQKAKPTSVQVVPPVVQAQAPAAPVPSVSEASADVSMKEEEELCQAFSEALLTVQDVDEQDADLPQLCSEYVKDIYNYLHVLEVQQAVRANYMQGYEITERMRALLIDWLVQVHSRFQLLQETLYLTVAILDRFLQVQPVSRRKLQLVGVTAMLVACKYEEMYAPEVGDFAYITDNAFTKSQILEMEQLVLRSLKFQLGRPLPLHFLRRASKVANSDVERHTLAKYLMELTLLDYDMVHYRPSEIAAASLCLSQLLLDGLPWSPTQQHYSTYDEAHLKPIMQHIAKNVVTVNEGKTKFQAVKNKYSSSKLMKISLIPQLKSSIIKNMAAALLNNP; from the exons ATGTCGTCTGTGGAAGTCCGTGCTGTG CAGCTGCCAGCCGCAGAGAACCCAGTGAAGATGGGTAAAACcgcggcagcagcagcgggtCTGAGGAGAGCTGCTCTGGGAGAGATCACCAACTTTCCCGGAGCAGCGGTCAACACTAAG AGGACGGGACCAGCCAAAGCATCAGTCAAATCATCTTGCGCCCAAAAAGCCAAACCCACTTCAGTCCAGGTGGTGCCTCCAGTCGTCCAGGCCCAGGCCCCTGCAGCTCCTGTCCCTTCAGTTTCGGAGGCGTCAGCTGATGTGTccatgaaggaggaggaggaactgtGCCAGGCTTTCTCTGAGGCACTGCTCACCGTGCAGGACGTGGACGAGCAGGACGCTGACCTGCCGCAGCTCTGCTCTGAATATGTCAAAGATATCTATAATTATCTGCACGTCCTGGAG GTGCAGCAGGCTGTACGAGCCAACTACATGCAGGGTTATGAAATCACTGAACGCATGCGAGCTCTTCTGATTGACTGGCTGGTCCAGGTTCACTCCAGgttccagctgctgcaggagactCTGTACCTCACAGTTGCCATCCTGGATCGTTTTCTGCAG gTCCAGCCGGTCTCTCGCAGGAAGCTGCAGCTTGTTGGTGTGACCGCCATGCTGGTGGCCTGTAAATATGAGGAGATGTACGCTCCAGAGGTCGGAGACTTTGCCTACATCACAGACAATGCATTTACAAAGTCTCAGATTCTGGAAATGGAGCAGCTGGTTCTGAGGAGCCTCAAGTTTCAGCTGGGACGTCCTCTTCCACTACACTTCCTCAGGCGAGCTTCAAAAGTGGCTAAT TCTGATGTAGAGAGACACACACTGGCCAAGTATCTGATGGAGCTGACCCTCCTCGACTACGACATGGTGCACTACCGGCCCTCTGAGATCGCTGCTgcctccctgtgtctctctcagctgctgctcgATGGGCTGCCGTGG TCTCCAACACAGCAGCACTACTCTACTTATGACGAGGCTCACCTGAAGCCAATCATGCAGCACATCGCCAAAAATGTTGTGACCGTAAATGAAGGCAAAACAAAGTTCCAG GCTGTAAAGAACAAGTACTCGAGCAGCAAACTGATGAAGATCAGCCTCATTCCTCAGCTGAAGTCATCGATCATCAAGAACATGGCGGCTGCTCTGCTCAACAATCCTTGA
- the crybgx gene encoding crystallin beta gamma X, whose amino-acid sequence MNIFTKVPGLAQQTSKLGSVLQRAFYGSSGRVTLFEQRNFAGRRLDLSSDCSRLSEKNFPERCNSVQVESGAWVGYEHENFRGRQYLWDMSDRGEYNCYDKWCAQVDHVSSVRSVKQDNNPGRAQLFERAGFSGKKMEIQDDIPNLMSRYNLNRVASIRVLGGAWVVYQEPNYRGPHYVLEKRDYNNFSDWGSQSSTVGSMRRVRFN is encoded by the exons ATGAACATCTTTACTAAGGTCCCAGGATTAGCCCAACAAACCAG CAAGCTGGGGTCTGTGCTCCAACGTGCCTTCTACGGGTCCAGTGGGAGG GTGACCCTTTTCGAGCAGAGGAACTTTGCCGGCAGACGGCTGGACCTGAGTTCTGACTGCTCTAGGCTCAGTGAGAAGAACTTCCCAGAGAGATGTAACTCTGTGCAGGTGGAAAGCGGAGC ATGGGTCGGTTACGAGCACGAGAACTTCCGGGGCCGTCAGTACCTGTGGGACATGTCCGACCGCGGCGAGTACAACTGCTACGACAAGTGGTGCGCTCAGGTGGACCACGTGTCCTCTGTCCGCTCGGTCAAACAG GACAACAACCCTGGCAGAGCTCAGCTGTTCGAGCGAGCCGGTTTCTCCGGTAAGAAGATGGAGATCCAGGACGACATTCCCAACCTGATGAGCCGCTACAACCTCAACAGAGTCGCCTCCATCCGCGTCCTCGGAGGAGC GTGGGTGGTGTATCAGGAGCCGAACTACAGAGGGCCTCACTACGTCCTGGAGAAGCGCGATTACAACAACTTCTCTGACTGGGGCAGTCAGAGCAGCACCGTGGGCTCCATGCGCAGAGTCCGCTTCAACTAA
- the lctla gene encoding lactase-like a, whose protein sequence is MMLQQCILRTYYVLALVLCISASEDFAWTKNEKTSFFYGTFPTGFSWGAGSSAYQTEGAWNTDGKGMSIWDAFAHKKGKIFLNDTGDSSCEGYFKFKDDITLMKDMKLNHYRFSISWPRILPSGLKNEHINEKGIKYYDDLINMLLENKITPIVTLYHWDLPQVLQEKYGGWQNVSMVNHFNDFANLCFERFGNRVKYWITFNNPWSVAVEGYETGEHAPGLKLKGTGAYKAAHHIIKAHAKVWHTYDMQWRSKQKGLVGISLTADWGEPVDITNQRDIEAAERYIQFYMGWFATPLFNGDYPQVMKDYIGRKSGQQGLGASRLPVFSPQEKSYIKGTCDFLGLGHFTTRYITQKNYPSGLGDSYFTDRDLAELVDPQWPDPGSEWLYSVPWGFRRLLNFVKTQYANPMIYVTENGVSEKMLCTDLCDDWRMQYFKDYINELLKAIKDGVNVKGYTAWSLLDNFEWDEGYSERFGLYYVDFRNKNKPRYPKASVQYYKRIISSNGFPNQREVESWKRKAVETCSSSNQLLAADPLIGHMEMVTEIVVPTVCTLCILLSAVFLMFLLRGRL, encoded by the exons ATGATGCTGCAGCAGTGCATCCTGAGGACATACTATGTGCTTGCGCTGGTGCTGTGCATTTCAGCCAGTGAGGACTTTGCCTGGACAAAGAATGAGAAGACATCTTTCTTCTACGGCACCTTCCCAACTG GTTTCTCCTGGGGAGCTGGAAGTTCTGCCTATCAGACCGAAGGAGCCTGGAACACAGACGGCAAAGGAATGAGCATCTGGGACGCATTCGCACACAAGAAGGGGAAAATATTCTTAAATGACACCGGAGACTCGTCGTGTGAGGGGTACTTCAAATTCAAG gacGACATTACATTGATGAAGGACATGAAGCTGAATCATTATCGTTTCTCCATCTCCTGGCCGAGGATCTTACCAAGTGGACTGAAAA ATGAACACATCAATGAGAAAGGAATCAAATATTACGATGACCTGATTAACATGCTGCTGGAGAATAAGATCACACCCATTGTTACTCTGTACCACTGGGATTTACCGCAG GTCTTACAGGAGAAATACGGCGGCTGGCAGAACGTCAGCATGGTGAACCACTTCAACGACTTCGCCAACTTATGCTTTGAGAGATTTGGAAACAGGGTGAAGTACTGGATCACCTTCAACAACCCGTGG tcagtcgCTGTGGAGGGATATGAAACAGGGGAACATGCTCCTGGGCTGAAGCTGAAGGGAACAGGAGCGTACAAAGCTGCTCACCACATCATCAAA GCACATGCTAAGGTTTGGCACACGTATGACATGCAGTGGCGAAGCaaacaaaaag GCCTGGTTGGGATCTCGCTAACGGCCGACTGGGGTGAACCAGTGGACATCACCAACCAGAGGGACATCGAAGCAGCAGAGAGATACATCCAGTTCTACATGGGCTGGTTTGCCACTCCCCTCTTCAACGGAGACTACCCCCAGGTTATGAAAGATTACATCG GCAGGAAGAGTGGCCAGCAGGGCCTGGGAGCTTCACGGCTGCCCGTCTTCTCGCCTCAGGAGAAGAGTTACATCAAGGGAACCTGTGACTTTCTGGGCCTCGGCCATTTCACGACCCGCTACATCACCCAGAAGAATTACCCATCAGGCCTTGGAGACAGCTACTTCACAGATCGTGACCTTGCTGAGCTGGTTGACCCTCAGTGGCCTGATCCTGGCTCTGAATGGCTCTACTCTGTCCCCTGGGGCTTCCGACGATTGTTGAACTTTGTCAAG ACTCAGTATGCAAACCCCATGATCTACGTGACAGAAAACGGCGTGTCAGAGAAAATGCTCTGCACTGACCTCTGTGATGACTGGAGAATGCAGTACTTCAAAGACTACATCAACGAATTGCTCAAAG CGATTAAGGACGGGGTGAATGTGAAGGGCTACACAGCCTGGTCTCTTCTCGACAACTTTGAGTGGGACGAAGGATACTCTGAGAGGTTCGGGCTCTACTATGTGGACTTCAGGAACAAGAACAAACCACGCTACCCGAAGGCCTCTGTCCAGTACTACAAACGCATCATCAGCTCCAATGGCTTTCCCAATCAGAGAGAG GTGGAGAGCTGGAAGAGGAAAGCTGTGGAGACTTGCTCTTCTAGTAACCAGCTCCTGGCTGCAG ATCCGTTGATAGGCCACATGGAGATGGTCACAGAGATCGTGGTTCCCACCGTGTGCACACTCTGCATCCTCCTCAGCGCAGTCTTCCTCATGTTCCTGCTGCGTGGACGCctctga
- the tipin gene encoding TIMELESS-interacting protein produces MRGLVENDIPDYDGMEDEAFPPLPPPHSPGHGGQEDGDPFANSGMVGAEEEEGDVSKLAEVPAAKRKGVKRPQPKLDSHKLTSERGLPALRTMFENVNFKGKGHEAADLRLLMQKMENWAHRLYPKLQFEDFIDKVEKLGNKKEVQTCLKRIRLDMPLTHEDFIGKDGEEEAAPKLQIFRDPDPFSGARFPDDIQGPVHSTPVPAAPPAPSPASPSLTEEQRRRMELNRQQALERRLARQQHQQTDPPASQSVDTLTPTEEPTSVSSSVDILNKSNRSGRGGGGGGFRPQHKTSQRSFNQRL; encoded by the exons ATGCGCGGCCTGGTGGAAAATGACATTCCTGACTATGATGGCATGGAGGATGAAGctttccctcccctcccaccGCCTCACTCCCCAGGCCACGGAGGACAAGAGGACGGAGACCCTTTTGCAAACA GTGGTATGGTCGgtgcagaagaggaagaaggcgACGTGTCCAAGCTGGCTGAGGTCCCTGCTGCTAAAAGGAAAGGAGTGAAGAGGCCACAACCCAAGCTGGACTCTCATAA GCTGACCTCAGAACGAGGACTTCCAGCTCTACGAACtatgtttgaaaatgtcaatTTTAAAGGCAAAGGACACGAG GCTGCAGACCTGCGGCTGCTGATGCAGAAGATGGAGAACTGGGCCCACAGGTTGTATCCTAAACTGCAGTTTGAAGACTTCATTGACAAAGTGGAGAAGCTCGGCAACAAGAAGGAAGTGCAG ACTTGTCTCAAACGGATACGACTGGACATGCCGCTGACACATGAAGATTTTATAGGCAAAGATG GTGAGGAAGAGGCCGCACCGAAACTGCAAATATTCAGAGATCCTGATCCATTTAGTGGAGCGCGCTTCCCTGATGACATACAAGGACCAGTCCACTCTACTCCAGTTCCGGCTGCCCCACCTGCTCCCTCTCCTGCTTCCCCCTCTCTGACCGAGGAGCAGCGCAGACGCATGGAGCTGAACAGACAGCAAGCCCTGGAGAGGAGGCTTGCCCGCCAGCAACACCAGCAAACAG ATCCTCCAGCCTCTCAGAGTGTTGACACACTAACACCAACAGAAGAACCCACATCTGTCTCGTCCTCTGTAGACATCCTCAACAAATCCAATCGatcagggagaggaggaggaggtggaggattTAGACCGCAGCACAAAACAAGCCAGCGATCTTTCAACCAAAGACTCTGA